The Streptomyces camelliae genome window below encodes:
- a CDS encoding cold-shock protein: MAVGRVVRFDGMRGYGFIAPDEGGEDVFLHVNDLLIPESSVRAGLAVEFEIENGGRGLKAASVRLAQEPGSPAAQAAERAVPAATAEGQEPMCDVLGSAEYTREVTELLLTSVPDLTGQQIVAVRRQLALFAKRHGWIED, encoded by the coding sequence ATGGCTGTCGGTCGGGTGGTCCGGTTCGATGGGATGCGCGGGTACGGCTTCATCGCTCCGGACGAGGGGGGCGAAGACGTCTTCCTGCATGTGAACGACCTGCTGATTCCCGAGTCGTCCGTGCGCGCGGGCCTGGCGGTGGAGTTCGAGATCGAGAACGGCGGCCGCGGGCTCAAGGCCGCGTCCGTCCGTCTCGCGCAGGAGCCGGGAAGCCCGGCGGCACAGGCGGCCGAGCGGGCCGTCCCCGCGGCCACCGCGGAGGGCCAGGAGCCGATGTGTGACGTGCTCGGCTCGGCCGAGTACACGCGCGAGGTGACGGAGCTGCTGCTGACCTCCGTACCCGACCTGACGGGGCAGCAGATCGTCGCCGTACGCAGGCAGCTGGCCCTGTTCGCCAAGCGGCACGGCTGGATCGAGGACTGA
- a CDS encoding aromatic ring-hydroxylating dioxygenase subunit alpha, whose amino-acid sequence MPHVTAFARNQWYVAAYSQEVGRELLGRTILGEPLVLYRAEEDGTPVALHDRCVHRRYPLSESGLDGDRIVCGYHGFTYDRTGTCVYVPGQKRIPRTARVAAYPVVEQDSLVWVWIGDPALADPDTVPRARHLDSPGWVTVRGMEPIDADYGLLVDNLLDLSHETYLHGGYIGTPEVAETPITTEVDEGAGIVRVSRHMADAECPPFYARSTGITGRITRWQDIEYHAPCLYLLHSRIAPTGVVPEPDGSDPHGIHTEITYAITPSADGKVYDFWMVSRDWATDDAEVTEFLRGNNHTVVMQDVDALNLLQRTLGSERTGYQELSINIDTGGLAARRILARLAEEGDKPVEEVR is encoded by the coding sequence ATGCCCCATGTAACCGCCTTCGCACGGAATCAGTGGTACGTCGCCGCCTACAGCCAGGAGGTCGGGCGCGAGCTGCTCGGCCGGACGATTCTCGGCGAACCACTCGTCCTCTACCGCGCCGAGGAGGACGGCACCCCGGTCGCCCTGCACGACCGGTGCGTCCACCGCCGCTATCCGCTCTCCGAGAGCGGTCTGGACGGCGACCGGATCGTCTGCGGCTACCACGGTTTCACCTACGACCGCACCGGCACCTGTGTGTATGTGCCGGGCCAGAAACGCATCCCGCGCACCGCGCGCGTCGCCGCCTACCCGGTGGTGGAGCAGGACTCCCTGGTGTGGGTGTGGATCGGCGACCCGGCCCTCGCCGACCCGGACACCGTCCCGCGGGCCCGGCATCTCGACTCCCCCGGCTGGGTGACGGTCCGCGGCATGGAGCCGATCGACGCCGACTACGGCCTGCTCGTCGACAACCTCCTCGACCTCTCCCACGAGACCTATCTGCACGGCGGGTACATCGGCACCCCGGAGGTCGCCGAGACACCCATCACCACCGAGGTGGACGAGGGCGCGGGCATCGTCCGGGTCAGCCGGCACATGGCCGACGCCGAGTGCCCGCCGTTCTACGCCCGCTCCACCGGCATCACCGGCCGGATCACCCGCTGGCAGGACATCGAGTACCACGCGCCCTGCCTGTATCTGCTGCACAGCCGCATCGCGCCGACGGGGGTCGTGCCCGAGCCGGACGGCAGCGACCCGCACGGCATCCACACCGAGATCACCTACGCCATCACCCCGTCCGCGGACGGCAAGGTGTACGACTTCTGGATGGTCTCCCGGGACTGGGCGACGGACGACGCCGAGGTCACCGAGTTCCTGCGGGGCAACAACCACACGGTGGTCATGCAGGACGTGGACGCCCTCAACCTCCTGCAGCGGACGCTGGGTTCGGAGCGCACCGGCTACCAGGAGCTGAGCATCAACATCGACACCGGCGGCCTGGCCGCGCGCCGCATCCTGGCCCGGCTGGCCGAGGAGGGCGACAAGCCCGTGGAGGAGGTCCGGTGA
- a CDS encoding PDR/VanB family oxidoreductase — translation MTEIELVVARRESAADGVLSLTLRDPLGQELPAWEPGAHVDLLLGPELERQYSLCSDPADRSAWRIAVLREEHGRGGSTYVHEELGEGDKVRVRGPRNHFPLESAPGYRFIAGGIGITPLLPMLAAAEAAGAAWSLLYGGRSRASMAFTGELARYGDRVTLAPQDETGLLDLGPVLDGAPDGTLVYCCGPGPLLDAVEERCPAGRLRVERFQPKSQPTGSDTAFEVELARSGRVLTVAPRVSVLDTVRAAGVEVLYSCTEGTCGTCETDVLEGVPDHRDSVLTEEERAAGDTMMICVSRCRGARLVLDL, via the coding sequence GTGACGGAGATCGAACTCGTCGTGGCGCGGCGGGAGTCGGCGGCGGACGGGGTGCTGTCGCTGACCCTGCGCGATCCGCTCGGGCAGGAGCTGCCCGCCTGGGAACCCGGCGCCCATGTGGACCTGCTGCTCGGCCCGGAGCTGGAACGGCAGTACTCGCTGTGCTCCGACCCGGCGGACCGCTCCGCCTGGCGGATCGCGGTGCTGCGGGAGGAGCACGGCCGGGGTGGATCGACCTATGTGCACGAGGAGTTGGGCGAGGGCGACAAGGTGCGGGTGCGCGGGCCGCGCAACCACTTCCCGCTGGAGTCCGCGCCCGGCTACCGGTTCATCGCGGGCGGCATCGGCATCACCCCGCTGCTGCCGATGCTCGCGGCGGCCGAGGCGGCGGGCGCCGCCTGGTCGCTGCTGTACGGCGGCCGGTCCCGCGCCTCCATGGCCTTCACCGGGGAACTGGCCCGCTACGGCGACCGGGTGACCCTCGCCCCGCAGGACGAGACGGGCCTGCTCGATCTGGGCCCGGTACTGGACGGCGCCCCCGACGGCACCCTGGTGTACTGCTGCGGCCCGGGGCCGCTGCTGGACGCCGTCGAGGAACGCTGCCCGGCCGGCCGGCTGCGGGTCGAACGCTTTCAGCCCAAGTCTCAACCGACCGGCTCCGACACCGCGTTCGAGGTGGAGCTCGCGCGCAGCGGCCGTGTCCTCACGGTCGCGCCGCGGGTGTCGGTGCTGGACACGGTGCGCGCCGCCGGCGTCGAGGTGCTGTACTCGTGCACCGAGGGGACGTGCGGCACCTGTGAGACGGATGTGCTGGAAGGCGTCCCGGATCACCGGGACTCGGTCCTCACCGAGGAGGAGCGGGCCGCGGGCGACACGATGATGATCTGTGTCTCCCGGTGCCGGGGCGCCCGTCTGGTGCTGGATCTGTGA
- a CDS encoding helix-turn-helix domain-containing protein, giving the protein MTDGYEDPGATATAQLPAVVARVTALADRLGVPHTEVFAVGRLSVACGVPEPVVRALLSGRPAGEPDVQARFLQRLSLLRRTRLKPNGRKYTQQEIADGAGMSRQQAGALINGDRRPTMEHCDALQRFFRVHAGFLTAEDPEALAGALQRTEQEMLQKLADRERAAADAAEDPLERLLQDHGVRGIAWRAAQLPTDQHRDKVAEWLDMLLESVKRPES; this is encoded by the coding sequence GTGACGGATGGCTACGAGGATCCGGGCGCCACGGCGACCGCCCAGCTGCCGGCCGTCGTCGCCCGCGTCACCGCGCTCGCCGACCGGCTCGGCGTGCCGCACACGGAGGTCTTCGCCGTCGGCCGGCTCTCCGTGGCCTGCGGTGTGCCGGAGCCGGTGGTCCGGGCCCTGCTCAGCGGCCGGCCTGCGGGCGAGCCGGACGTCCAGGCACGCTTCCTGCAGCGACTGAGCCTGCTGCGCCGCACCCGGCTCAAGCCCAACGGCCGCAAGTACACCCAGCAGGAGATCGCCGACGGCGCGGGCATGTCCCGCCAGCAGGCCGGCGCCCTCATCAACGGCGACCGGCGGCCCACCATGGAGCACTGCGACGCGCTGCAGCGTTTCTTCCGGGTGCACGCCGGATTTCTGACCGCGGAGGACCCCGAGGCACTGGCGGGCGCGCTGCAGCGCACCGAGCAGGAGATGCTGCAGAAGCTCGCCGACCGGGAGCGGGCCGCGGCCGACGCCGCCGAGGATCCGCTGGAGAGGCTGCTGCAGGACCACGGGGTGCGCGGGATCGCCTGGCGGGCGGCGCAGTTGCCGACCGACCAGCACCGGGACAAGGTCGCGGAGTGGCTGGACATGCTCTTGGAGAGCGTCAAGCGGCCCGAGTCGTGA
- a CDS encoding toxin-antitoxin system, toxin component produces MRRLCGELVGGLTLPVPAPEQELYRALCEAMSRRRGRPVHFRTAVFPPGTASGLWLDLTDRDIVVVEERTAPGHQLVILGHELWHMQADHRGHRTDGVGVATRLLDDDDTDQAALEAAVRRVAARTRFDLAEERQAETFGLLLASKCRTWLAGSALRGAGRRDDVAGRIEASLGYPGPQG; encoded by the coding sequence ATGCGCCGGCTGTGCGGCGAGCTGGTGGGCGGGCTGACCCTGCCCGTGCCGGCGCCCGAGCAGGAGCTGTACCGCGCGCTGTGCGAGGCGATGAGCCGCCGCCGGGGCCGCCCGGTGCACTTCCGTACGGCCGTCTTCCCGCCCGGCACGGCGAGCGGGCTGTGGCTGGACCTGACCGACCGTGACATCGTCGTCGTGGAGGAACGGACCGCCCCCGGCCACCAGTTGGTGATCCTCGGCCACGAGCTGTGGCACATGCAGGCCGACCACCGCGGGCACCGGACCGACGGGGTCGGGGTCGCCACACGGCTGCTGGACGACGACGACACCGACCAGGCGGCGCTTGAGGCCGCGGTGCGGCGGGTCGCGGCCCGGACCCGCTTCGACCTCGCCGAGGAGCGCCAGGCCGAGACCTTCGGCCTGCTGCTGGCCAGCAAGTGCCGTACGTGGCTGGCCGGTTCGGCCCTGCGCGGGGCGGGCCGGCGCGACGATGTGGCCGGCCGGATCGAGGCGTCGCTGGGCTATCCGGGGCCGCAGGGCTGA